The Streptomyces cynarae genome contains a region encoding:
- a CDS encoding AAA domain-containing protein, whose product MTVFAPPGRDFDPGAAASRATEAILSDTLHGAHRGVVVDSPPGAGKSTLVVRAALELASAGRPLMVIAQTNAQVDDLVLRLAEKEPGLPVGRLHSSDPDPYDKALDDLPNVRKSAKAGDLAGLDVVISTAAKWAHVKDVEPWRHAIVDEAYQMRSDALLAVAGLFERALFVGDPGQLDPFAIVGAEQWAGLSYDPSASAVTTLLAHNPELPQHRLPVSWRLPASAAPLVSEAFYPYTPFRSGTDHGDRRLTFAVASDGSGPDRVIDEAAESGWGLLELPARHTPRTDPEAVRAVATVVRRLLDRGGAAVSERAEEPAPLTADRIAVGTAHRDQAAAVRSALADLGVPDVTVDTANRLQGREFDVTVVLHPLSGRPDATAFHLETGRLCVLASRHRHACIVVCRAGVTELLDDHPSTEPVQLGVTVKFPDGWEANHAVLAHLAEHRVAWRP is encoded by the coding sequence GTGACCGTGTTCGCCCCGCCGGGCAGGGACTTCGACCCGGGGGCCGCGGCCTCCCGGGCCACCGAGGCGATCCTGAGCGACACGCTGCACGGTGCGCACCGAGGGGTCGTGGTCGACTCGCCGCCGGGCGCCGGGAAGTCGACGCTGGTCGTCCGCGCCGCGCTGGAACTCGCGTCCGCCGGACGGCCGTTGATGGTGATCGCCCAGACGAACGCACAGGTCGACGACCTGGTGCTGCGGCTGGCCGAGAAGGAACCGGGCCTCCCCGTCGGGCGGCTGCACAGCAGCGACCCGGACCCGTACGACAAGGCGCTCGACGACCTGCCGAACGTACGCAAGTCGGCCAAGGCGGGCGACCTGGCGGGCCTGGACGTGGTGATCTCCACCGCCGCCAAGTGGGCCCACGTCAAGGACGTCGAGCCGTGGCGGCACGCCATCGTGGACGAGGCGTACCAGATGCGCTCGGACGCGCTGCTGGCGGTGGCGGGCCTGTTCGAGCGCGCGCTGTTCGTCGGCGACCCGGGGCAGCTTGACCCGTTCGCGATCGTCGGCGCGGAGCAGTGGGCGGGGCTGTCGTACGACCCGTCGGCATCCGCCGTGACCACCCTGCTGGCCCACAATCCGGAGCTGCCGCAGCACCGGCTGCCTGTGTCGTGGCGGCTGCCGGCGTCGGCGGCGCCCCTGGTGTCGGAGGCCTTCTACCCGTACACGCCGTTCCGCAGCGGCACGGACCACGGGGACCGGCGGCTGACCTTCGCGGTCGCGTCGGACGGCTCGGGCCCCGACCGGGTGATCGACGAGGCCGCCGAGTCCGGCTGGGGGCTGCTGGAGCTGCCCGCCCGGCACACCCCGCGGACGGACCCGGAGGCGGTGCGGGCGGTCGCCACGGTCGTACGGCGTCTCCTCGACCGGGGCGGGGCGGCGGTCTCGGAGCGGGCGGAGGAGCCGGCACCGCTGACCGCGGACCGGATCGCGGTCGGCACCGCGCACCGGGACCAGGCGGCGGCGGTGCGCTCCGCGCTGGCGGACCTCGGGGTGCCGGACGTCACGGTGGACACGGCCAACCGACTGCAGGGCCGGGAGTTCGATGTGACGGTGGTGCTGCATCCCCTGTCCGGCCGCCCGGACGCGACGGCGTTCCACCTGGAGACCGGCCGCCTGTGCGTGCTGGCGTCCCGGCACCGGCACGCGTGCATCGTGGTGTGCCGCGCGGGGGTGACGGAACTCCTGGACGACCATCCGTCGACGGAGCCGGTGCAGCTGGGGGTGACGGTGAAGTTTCCCGACGGGTGGGAGGCGAATCACGCGGTGCTGGCGCATCTGGCCGAACACCGGGTGGCGTGGCGCCCGTGA
- a CDS encoding bifunctional DNA primase/polymerase — translation MSSRTPSIEACRDVCGVTSEGAAWLASAGTNPRSTLALWADRPTAPVVLPCGTAFDVVNTPAIFGRRMLDRLWDEGPGSGPVAVHRGRTLLFTAPGTARRLPALLDWEEWGGRTPKIPPLLCHGIGDAVTVPAVHPADPAATRLDSRWLVAPDTRRPWLPGPEIILWAAVRAARAATSAPVRISIFPPADQDAKVYDVSRRR, via the coding sequence ATGAGCAGTCGAACGCCGTCCATAGAAGCCTGTCGCGACGTCTGCGGTGTCACCTCCGAGGGCGCCGCCTGGCTCGCCTCGGCGGGAACGAATCCGCGCAGCACCCTCGCCCTCTGGGCGGACCGCCCCACCGCCCCGGTGGTCCTGCCGTGCGGCACCGCGTTCGACGTCGTCAACACCCCCGCGATCTTCGGACGGCGGATGCTCGATCGGCTCTGGGACGAGGGTCCCGGCTCCGGGCCCGTCGCCGTCCACAGGGGCCGCACCCTGCTGTTCACGGCGCCCGGCACGGCACGGCGACTGCCGGCGCTGCTCGACTGGGAGGAGTGGGGCGGCCGTACGCCCAAGATCCCTCCACTGTTGTGCCACGGGATCGGCGACGCGGTGACGGTGCCCGCCGTCCACCCGGCCGACCCCGCCGCCACCAGGCTCGATTCCCGCTGGCTGGTCGCCCCCGACACCCGTCGGCCCTGGCTGCCCGGGCCGGAGATCATCCTCTGGGCAGCCGTCCGAGCCGCCCGCGCGGCGACCTCCGCCCCCGTACGCATATCGATTTTTCCTCCCGCGGACCAGGATGCTAAGGTCTACGACGTCAGCAGGCGCCGCTAG
- a CDS encoding M6 family metalloprotease domain-containing protein, producing the protein MPRPLPLTGLTRETLKGFSRGASPVLRSSAALATSMTALVATSLVTGPALVEPLAAACQIARSRAHHSEGVDTWNAAYTRPTRALDAVLVFLSFPDATPATTPAELTGDYFPDTSRFFERASYGRFTLRPHPVDHWIRMPHPSTSYAIRRDWSIESRATYLRDALAAADKDVDFSRYDIVYLVADPDAPGVDSDATKVVNLDSPLRADGRDIRRVVTVFEKHPPDQLVLAHETGHVFDLPDLYHRPTDGKGDWDTYVGDWDLMGSQFGLAPDLFAWHKWKLGWLDESQVVCVRAPGSTRLTLEPVAAGPTGVPQVPVSAGAAGAPARGVEAFGSGHGTKLAVVRTGPDSVLAIEARGAVGNDSAACTQGVLVYRVRGETESGGGPVEVLDAHPHSSACAGTSVYPPLADAPVREGETFTVPGEGVRVEVEGRTASGGWTVRITKG; encoded by the coding sequence GTGCCGCGTCCGCTCCCCCTCACGGGGCTCACCCGCGAGACCCTGAAGGGGTTCTCCCGGGGCGCGTCACCCGTCCTGCGCAGCAGCGCGGCCCTCGCCACGTCGATGACCGCGCTGGTCGCGACCTCGCTCGTGACGGGCCCGGCGCTGGTCGAACCCCTGGCCGCGGCCTGCCAGATCGCCCGCAGCCGGGCGCACCACTCCGAGGGCGTCGACACCTGGAACGCCGCCTACACGCGCCCCACCCGCGCGCTGGACGCGGTCCTGGTCTTCCTGTCCTTCCCGGACGCGACACCGGCGACCACGCCGGCCGAGCTGACCGGTGACTACTTCCCGGACACCAGCCGCTTCTTCGAACGCGCGTCCTATGGCCGGTTCACGCTGCGTCCCCATCCGGTGGACCACTGGATCCGGATGCCGCACCCGTCCACCTCCTACGCCATACGACGCGACTGGAGCATCGAGAGCCGGGCCACCTATCTGCGCGACGCGCTCGCCGCGGCCGACAAGGACGTCGACTTCTCCCGGTACGACATCGTGTACCTCGTGGCCGACCCGGACGCGCCCGGCGTCGACTCGGACGCCACGAAGGTGGTGAACCTCGACAGCCCGCTGCGGGCCGACGGCAGGGACATCCGCCGGGTGGTCACGGTCTTCGAGAAGCATCCGCCGGACCAGCTCGTCCTCGCCCATGAGACAGGCCATGTGTTCGACCTGCCCGACCTGTACCACCGTCCGACCGACGGCAAGGGGGACTGGGACACCTACGTCGGCGACTGGGACCTCATGGGCAGCCAGTTCGGACTGGCCCCGGATCTCTTCGCCTGGCACAAGTGGAAGCTGGGGTGGCTGGACGAGAGCCAGGTGGTGTGCGTACGGGCTCCGGGCAGCACGCGGCTGACGCTGGAGCCGGTGGCCGCGGGGCCGACCGGGGTGCCGCAGGTGCCGGTGAGCGCGGGTGCGGCGGGTGCGCCGGCGCGAGGGGTGGAGGCGTTCGGGTCGGGGCACGGAACCAAGCTGGCGGTGGTGCGGACGGGGCCCGACAGTGTGCTGGCCATCGAGGCGCGCGGGGCGGTGGGCAACGACAGCGCGGCCTGCACCCAGGGGGTCCTCGTCTACCGGGTGCGCGGCGAGACGGAGTCCGGGGGCGGGCCGGTGGAGGTCCTGGACGCGCACCCGCACAGCTCGGCCTGCGCCGGCACATCGGTGTACCCGCCTCTGGCGGACGCTCCGGTCCGGGAGGGCGAGACCTTCACGGTGCCGGGGGAGGGGGTGCGGGTGGAGGTGGAGGGGAGGACGGCTTCTGGGGGGTGGACTGTGCGGATCACGAAGGGGTGA
- a CDS encoding putative bifunctional diguanylate cyclase/phosphodiesterase: MSGTSDGPAPAADLVGPAITESYDTTSSGTSQPSPLSDDPPLTSEDRLLNPPVEAPSPTPSVDAPPLTPAADQPPFSPATGPQPVSFGAAFTAAPLAMAVVDREGLVVTANGTMGSLLGTGAEALVGKVAADLLDLSSDARTWHAYREVLRGRQAKLRCTRRVKHPDGHSLWAQVTVTPLPEAEKAVLLSVADISVRRELQARLRHLQMHDPVTRLPNRTLFFERLSAALEADSYEESGTGRIGLCYLDLDGFKAVNDTLGHRVGDRLLAAVAERLTHCADEAGHGRPTTPLVARLGGDEFALLVEDSTGTEQLAELAESVLKAIQEPFDLSGQRLSVSASIGVVERHAAGTSATGLMQAADTTLYWAKADGKARWTLFDPERNAHRMTRQALSSGLRPAIERGEFALEYQPLVGMEDGRVRGVEALVRWHHPQFGTLTPNRFIGLAEEDGSIVQLGRWALKTACRQARRWQLERPDEPPLFVSVNVAVRQVWDSDLVADVAETLTETGLAPHLLQLELTESAVMGSAGRPLQALQALSEMGVRIAIDDFGTGYSNLAYLSRLPVSVLKLDGSFVRGFQYEGTDAHPNPADEVIVEAMIQLAHRLGLTVTAECVETSAQATRLRRIGCDTGQGWLYSRPVPPDRITELVEGEGCRK; encoded by the coding sequence GTGAGCGGAACGTCCGATGGGCCGGCGCCCGCGGCAGACCTCGTCGGCCCGGCCATCACAGAGAGTTACGACACCACGTCATCCGGTACGTCCCAGCCATCACCCCTTTCCGACGACCCACCCCTCACCTCCGAAGACCGACTCCTGAACCCGCCCGTCGAGGCGCCCTCTCCCACGCCGTCCGTCGACGCACCACCCCTGACCCCGGCCGCCGACCAGCCACCCTTCTCCCCGGCCACCGGGCCCCAACCGGTCTCGTTCGGCGCCGCGTTCACCGCCGCGCCGCTCGCCATGGCGGTCGTCGACCGGGAGGGCCTGGTCGTCACCGCCAACGGGACGATGGGCTCACTGCTCGGGACCGGCGCGGAAGCGCTGGTCGGCAAGGTCGCCGCCGACCTGCTGGACCTGTCCTCGGACGCCCGTACCTGGCACGCCTACCGCGAGGTACTGCGCGGACGCCAGGCCAAGCTTCGCTGCACGCGCCGCGTCAAACACCCCGACGGGCACTCCCTGTGGGCCCAGGTGACCGTGACGCCGCTGCCCGAGGCCGAGAAGGCGGTCCTGCTCTCCGTCGCCGACATCAGCGTCCGCCGTGAACTCCAGGCGCGGCTACGGCACTTGCAGATGCACGACCCGGTGACCCGGCTGCCCAACCGGACGCTGTTCTTCGAACGCCTGTCGGCCGCGCTGGAGGCGGATTCGTACGAGGAGAGCGGCACCGGCCGGATCGGGCTGTGCTACCTGGACCTCGACGGCTTCAAGGCGGTCAACGACACCCTCGGCCACCGCGTCGGCGACCGGCTGCTCGCGGCCGTCGCGGAGCGTCTGACCCACTGCGCGGACGAGGCGGGCCACGGGCGGCCCACGACTCCCCTGGTGGCCCGACTGGGCGGCGACGAGTTCGCGCTCCTCGTCGAGGACTCCACGGGCACCGAGCAACTGGCCGAACTGGCCGAGTCGGTGCTCAAGGCGATCCAGGAGCCGTTCGACCTGTCCGGGCAGCGGCTGTCGGTGTCGGCGTCCATCGGCGTCGTGGAGCGGCACGCGGCCGGCACGAGCGCGACCGGCCTGATGCAGGCGGCCGATACGACGCTGTACTGGGCGAAGGCAGACGGCAAGGCCCGCTGGACGCTGTTCGATCCGGAGCGCAACGCACACCGGATGACCCGCCAGGCGCTGTCCTCGGGGCTGCGGCCGGCCATCGAACGGGGTGAATTCGCCCTGGAGTACCAACCGTTGGTCGGTATGGAGGACGGACGGGTGCGCGGGGTGGAGGCGCTGGTGCGCTGGCATCACCCTCAGTTCGGCACCTTGACGCCGAATCGGTTCATCGGACTGGCGGAGGAGGACGGCTCGATCGTCCAGCTCGGGCGCTGGGCGCTGAAGACGGCCTGCCGACAGGCGCGCCGCTGGCAGCTGGAACGCCCGGACGAGCCGCCGCTCTTCGTCAGCGTGAACGTGGCGGTGCGCCAGGTCTGGGACTCGGACCTGGTGGCGGACGTGGCGGAGACCCTGACGGAGACCGGACTCGCCCCGCATCTGCTCCAGTTGGAGCTGACCGAGTCCGCGGTCATGGGTTCGGCCGGTCGTCCGCTCCAGGCGCTCCAGGCGCTCAGCGAGATGGGGGTGCGCATCGCGATCGACGACTTCGGCACCGGGTACTCCAACCTGGCCTACCTCAGCCGGCTGCCGGTGTCCGTGCTGAAACTGGACGGGTCGTTCGTCCGGGGTTTCCAGTACGAGGGCACGGACGCGCATCCGAACCCGGCCGACGAGGTCATCGTGGAGGCCATGATCCAGCTCGCCCACCGGCTGGGCCTGACGGTCACCGCGGAGTGCGTGGAAACCTCGGCCCAGGCCACCCGCCTGCGCCGCATCGGCTGCGACACCGGGCAGGGGTGGCTGTACTCACGTCCGGTGCCGCCGGACCGGATTACGGAGCTGGTCGAAGGAGAAGGGTGCCGCAAGTGA
- a CDS encoding LLM class flavin-dependent oxidoreductase has product MDEIRGTAQGTAPVPLSVLDLVTVGAGTTATDALRTSVALSRLAEARGFHRYWVAEHHSMPGVASSSPAVILAHLAAHTDRIRLGSGGVMLPNHAPLVIAEQFGTLEAMAPGRIDLGLGRAPGTDGATAAALRRTDQLNEGADDFPQQLAELTRFLDDDFPDGHPYARIHAVPGPVQATSPGGVQSPHRPPVWLLGSSGFSARLAGMLGLPFAFAHHFSAQNTIPALDLYRDSFRPSEVLDAPYALIGVSALATDDEKEARRQVRAAALNMLRLRMGRPGLVPTPEEAEAHEFSPMEEEFIGSWNSNVVHGTPDEVRSGLDDLQKRTGADELMLTSNAHSGEVRLRSYELIADAYGLPAAA; this is encoded by the coding sequence GTGGACGAGATCCGAGGCACGGCACAGGGCACCGCCCCCGTCCCCCTGTCCGTACTGGACCTGGTCACCGTCGGCGCGGGCACCACCGCCACCGACGCCCTGCGCACCAGTGTCGCCCTCTCCCGGCTCGCGGAGGCCCGCGGCTTCCACCGGTACTGGGTCGCCGAGCACCACTCCATGCCGGGCGTGGCCTCCTCCTCGCCCGCGGTGATCCTCGCCCACCTCGCCGCCCACACCGACCGCATCCGGCTCGGCTCGGGCGGCGTCATGCTGCCCAACCACGCCCCGCTGGTCATCGCCGAGCAGTTCGGCACGCTGGAGGCCATGGCCCCCGGCCGTATCGACCTGGGCCTCGGCCGCGCCCCCGGCACGGACGGTGCCACGGCCGCGGCGCTGCGCCGCACCGACCAGCTGAACGAGGGCGCCGACGACTTCCCGCAGCAGCTCGCCGAGCTGACCCGGTTCCTCGACGACGACTTCCCGGACGGCCACCCCTACGCCCGTATCCACGCCGTCCCGGGCCCCGTCCAGGCCACCTCGCCGGGCGGCGTGCAGTCCCCGCACCGGCCGCCGGTCTGGCTGCTCGGCTCCTCCGGGTTCAGCGCCCGCCTGGCCGGCATGCTCGGCCTGCCGTTCGCCTTCGCCCACCACTTCTCGGCGCAGAACACCATCCCGGCGCTCGACCTGTACCGCGACTCCTTCCGCCCGTCCGAGGTCCTCGACGCGCCGTACGCCCTCATCGGCGTCTCCGCGCTCGCCACCGACGACGAGAAGGAGGCCCGCCGCCAGGTCCGGGCCGCCGCCCTGAACATGCTCCGACTGCGCATGGGCCGCCCCGGCCTCGTCCCGACGCCGGAGGAGGCCGAGGCGCACGAGTTCAGCCCCATGGAGGAGGAGTTCATCGGGTCCTGGAACTCCAATGTCGTCCACGGGACACCGGACGAGGTCCGCTCCGGCCTCGACGACCTCCAGAAGCGCACAGGCGCCGACGAGTTGATGCTCACGTCCAACGCCCACAGCGGCGAGGTACGCCTGCGGTCGTACGAACTGATCGCGGACGCGTACGGGTTGCCTGCGGCGGCTTGA
- a CDS encoding maleate cis-trans isomerase family protein, with the protein MTALGFLYPGHFAEDDYPRIEQLLAGDIRVDLVHTDVGEDAHRADLLREMGSPQRLASSAQELRLAGAEAVVWACTSGSFLRGWEGAHEQVRTLARTAGMPASSTAFGFVHAAREIGARRLAVAATYPDDVAQEFASFLRAAGAEVVAVHGADAGAAAQVATWGDEVLALARAGDHADADAVLIPDTALHTAAHLTALEKDLAKPVLTANQVTVWEALRLVDRRVNAPSLGTLFTREPVVQV; encoded by the coding sequence ATGACCGCACTCGGATTCCTCTACCCGGGCCACTTCGCCGAGGACGACTATCCGCGCATCGAGCAGTTGCTGGCCGGCGACATCCGGGTGGATCTCGTGCACACCGACGTCGGCGAGGACGCGCACCGCGCCGACCTGCTCCGGGAGATGGGCTCGCCGCAGCGGCTCGCCTCGAGCGCTCAGGAGCTGCGGCTCGCGGGCGCCGAGGCGGTGGTGTGGGCGTGCACCAGCGGCAGCTTCCTGCGCGGCTGGGAGGGCGCCCACGAGCAGGTGCGCACCCTCGCACGCACCGCGGGGATGCCGGCGTCGTCCACGGCGTTCGGCTTCGTGCACGCCGCGCGGGAGATCGGGGCGCGGCGGCTGGCCGTCGCGGCGACGTATCCGGACGACGTGGCGCAGGAGTTCGCCTCCTTCCTGCGGGCGGCCGGTGCGGAGGTGGTCGCGGTCCACGGCGCCGACGCCGGAGCGGCGGCGCAGGTGGCCACCTGGGGCGATGAGGTCCTGGCGCTGGCCCGCGCGGGCGACCACGCCGACGCGGACGCGGTCCTGATCCCGGACACCGCCCTGCACACCGCCGCGCACCTGACGGCCCTGGAGAAGGACCTGGCCAAACCGGTCCTCACTGCGAACCAGGTCACGGTGTGGGAGGCGCTGCGCCTGGTGGACCGCCGGGTGAACGCGCCGAGCCTGGGGACGCTGTTCACCAGGGAGCCGGTGGTGCAGGTGTAG
- a CDS encoding D-2-hydroxyacid dehydrogenase, with protein sequence MTASTPGPTVLVLDGDPLLRLGRLTGRARIEHVDASTLAARLPYADVLLVWDVASRAVRDAWPGEGPRPRWVHIASAGVDHVLCPELAASGAVVTNARGVFERPVAEYVAALVLALAKDLPRTWDLQREREWRHREALRVAGTRACVVGSGPIGRTIARTLKALEVTTSIVGRVPRTGIHGPADLDRLMARADWVVAAAPLTEQTYGMFDARRFGVMQPSARFINVGRGQLVVEEALAEALRKRWIAGAALDVFRQEPLGPDSPLWQVPDLLVSPHMSGDTVGCQDELGAQFLALYERWAAGKPLLNVVDKNRGYVPGH encoded by the coding sequence ATGACGGCTTCCACGCCCGGCCCGACCGTGCTGGTCCTGGACGGGGACCCGCTCCTCCGGCTCGGCCGGCTCACCGGCCGGGCGCGGATCGAGCACGTGGACGCCTCGACGCTCGCCGCGCGGCTGCCGTACGCGGATGTGCTGCTGGTCTGGGACGTCGCCTCACGGGCGGTGCGCGACGCCTGGCCGGGCGAGGGGCCGCGCCCGCGCTGGGTGCACATCGCGAGTGCGGGAGTCGATCATGTGCTGTGTCCGGAACTCGCCGCGTCCGGCGCGGTGGTGACGAACGCGCGCGGCGTCTTCGAGCGGCCGGTCGCCGAGTACGTGGCCGCGCTCGTCCTCGCCCTGGCCAAGGACCTGCCGCGCACCTGGGACCTGCAACGGGAGCGGGAGTGGCGGCACCGGGAGGCGCTGCGGGTGGCGGGCACGCGCGCGTGCGTGGTCGGTTCCGGACCGATCGGGCGGACGATCGCCCGTACGCTCAAGGCGCTCGAGGTGACCACGTCGATCGTGGGCCGGGTGCCGCGCACCGGCATCCACGGCCCGGCCGACCTGGACCGGCTGATGGCCCGGGCCGACTGGGTGGTCGCGGCGGCGCCGCTGACCGAGCAGACGTACGGCATGTTCGACGCCCGCCGCTTCGGCGTCATGCAGCCGTCCGCCCGGTTCATCAACGTGGGGCGCGGGCAGCTCGTCGTGGAGGAGGCGCTGGCCGAGGCGCTGAGGAAGCGGTGGATCGCGGGGGCGGCCCTCGATGTCTTCCGGCAGGAACCGCTCGGCCCGGACAGCCCCTTGTGGCAGGTGCCGGACCTGCTGGTGTCCCCGCACATGAGCGGTGACACGGTCGGCTGTCAGGACGAGCTCGGGGCGCAGTTCCTGGCGTTGTACGAACGCTGGGCCGCGGGTAAACCGCTGCTGAACGTGGTGGACAAGAATCGGGGATACGTTCCCGGCCACTGA
- the ehuB gene encoding ectoine/hydroxyectoine ABC transporter substrate-binding protein EhuB: MAPPRTNARTYDPGQPGTTRRSLLAGVAAFGALGAAGCSRVAAASSTPGGDLLSRLRAQGVVRLGIAGEIPFGYIDKNGRLTGEAPELARVVFKRLGVDRVQPVPTEFGSLIPGLNSQQFDVVSAGMYITPERCQQVVFADPDYQMLDAFIVRKGNPKGLHDYRDVVAKQAKLATGTGYAEIQYAAEAGYKQSDMLIVTDQVAGLNAVEAGRVDVFAGTALTVREVVKKSGKAEATKPFAPLVKGKPHVDGGGFAFRSTETRLRDAFNAELRKMKASGELFRILRPFGFTKAEMTDLTAKELCRG, from the coding sequence ATGGCTCCCCCACGGACGAATGCACGGACGTACGACCCGGGGCAACCCGGAACCACCCGCCGGTCGCTGCTCGCCGGTGTCGCCGCGTTCGGCGCACTGGGCGCGGCCGGCTGCAGCCGTGTCGCGGCGGCGTCGAGCACGCCCGGCGGCGACCTGCTCAGCCGGCTCAGGGCCCAGGGCGTCGTCCGCCTCGGCATCGCCGGCGAGATCCCCTTCGGCTACATCGACAAGAACGGCCGTCTCACCGGCGAGGCCCCCGAGCTGGCGAGGGTCGTCTTCAAACGGCTCGGCGTCGACCGGGTGCAGCCCGTGCCGACCGAGTTCGGCTCGCTGATCCCGGGTCTGAACTCCCAGCAGTTCGACGTGGTCTCCGCCGGGATGTACATCACTCCGGAACGCTGCCAGCAGGTCGTCTTCGCCGATCCCGACTACCAGATGCTCGACGCGTTCATCGTGCGCAAGGGCAATCCGAAGGGGCTGCACGACTACAGGGACGTCGTCGCGAAGCAGGCGAAACTGGCCACCGGCACCGGGTACGCGGAGATCCAGTACGCCGCCGAGGCCGGTTACAAGCAGAGCGACATGCTGATCGTGACGGACCAGGTGGCCGGCCTGAACGCCGTGGAGGCCGGACGCGTCGACGTGTTCGCCGGGACCGCACTGACGGTCCGTGAGGTCGTCAAGAAGTCGGGCAAGGCGGAGGCGACCAAGCCCTTCGCACCCCTGGTGAAGGGAAAACCGCACGTCGACGGCGGTGGCTTCGCATTCCGGTCCACCGAGACCCGGCTGCGGGACGCCTTCAACGCCGAGCTGAGGAAGATGAAGGCGAGCGGCGAACTCTTCCGGATCCTGCGCCCGTTCGGCTTCACCAAGGCCGAGATGACCGACTTGACCGCGAAGGAGCTCTGCCGCGGATGA
- the ehuC gene encoding ectoine/hydroxyectoine ABC transporter permease subunit EhuC, translating into MTSGLWELVLKGVWTTIQLLVLGTLLATAVSFAVGMARTHRRWIVRFLAGLYTEVFRGTSALIMIFWVFFVLPLAFGWQLVPMWAGTLALGLTYGAYGAEIVRGALVSVDPAQREGGIALSFTPWQRMRKILLPQAVPEMIPPFSNLLVELLKGTALVSIMGMGDLAFSGNLVRLALQESAQIYTYVLLIYFVIAFLLTRLMRGLERRLKAGVGKAPRPRPRVAVRQPVGGGVR; encoded by the coding sequence ATGACCTCGGGACTGTGGGAACTCGTACTGAAAGGCGTCTGGACCACGATCCAGTTGCTGGTGCTCGGCACCCTGCTCGCGACGGCCGTCTCCTTCGCCGTCGGCATGGCGCGCACCCATCGCAGATGGATCGTCCGCTTCCTGGCCGGCCTCTACACCGAGGTGTTCCGCGGCACCTCCGCCCTGATCATGATCTTCTGGGTGTTCTTCGTGCTGCCGCTCGCCTTCGGCTGGCAGCTGGTGCCGATGTGGGCGGGCACCCTCGCGCTGGGTCTGACGTACGGGGCGTACGGTGCGGAGATCGTGCGCGGCGCCCTGGTCTCCGTGGATCCGGCGCAGCGTGAGGGCGGGATCGCGCTGAGCTTCACCCCGTGGCAGCGGATGCGGAAGATCCTTCTGCCGCAGGCGGTGCCCGAGATGATCCCGCCGTTCTCGAACCTGCTGGTCGAACTGCTCAAGGGCACCGCACTGGTGTCGATCATGGGCATGGGCGACCTGGCGTTCAGCGGCAACCTGGTGCGGCTCGCACTGCAGGAGAGCGCGCAGATCTACACCTACGTCCTGCTCATCTACTTCGTGATCGCCTTCCTGCTCACCCGGCTGATGCGGGGTCTCGAGCGCCGTCTGAAGGCCGGCGTCGGCAAGGCGCCGCGGCCCCGGCCCCGGGTCGCCGTGCGGCAGCCGGTCGGAGGTGGGGTCCGATGA
- the ehuD gene encoding ectoine/hydroxyectoine ABC transporter permease subunit EhuD, producing MTWDWGAVRAFMPHFFDGLLVTLEALALGSLISFAVGLVWALLMRTPTRWVRWPVGVVTEFIRDTPLLVQLFFLFYVLPEWGLTFSALTTGVVAIGLHYSTYTMQVYRAGIDAVPAGQWEAATALSLPTRRTWTAVILPQAIRRVVPALGNYVIAMLKDTPMLMAITVLDMLGQARLFSQQHFQFTEPLTVIGVAFVLISYPASLLLRALERRLVR from the coding sequence ATGACCTGGGACTGGGGCGCCGTCCGCGCCTTCATGCCGCACTTCTTCGACGGTCTGCTCGTCACCCTGGAAGCGCTGGCCCTCGGCTCGCTGATCTCGTTCGCGGTCGGCCTGGTGTGGGCGCTGCTGATGCGCACACCGACCCGGTGGGTGCGCTGGCCGGTGGGCGTCGTGACGGAGTTCATCCGCGACACCCCGCTGCTGGTACAGCTGTTCTTCCTCTTCTACGTGCTGCCCGAGTGGGGGCTGACCTTCTCTGCGCTGACCACCGGTGTCGTGGCGATCGGCCTGCACTACTCGACGTACACCATGCAGGTCTACCGGGCCGGTATCGACGCCGTGCCCGCCGGCCAGTGGGAGGCGGCCACCGCGCTGAGCCTGCCGACGCGGCGCACCTGGACGGCGGTGATCCTGCCGCAGGCGATCCGCCGGGTCGTGCCGGCGCTCGGCAACTACGTGATCGCGATGCTGAAGGACACGCCGATGCTGATGGCGATCACCGTCCTCGACATGCTCGGCCAGGCGCGGCTCTTCTCCCAGCAGCACTTCCAGTTCACCGAGCCGCTCACCGTGATCGGTGTGGCCTTCGTCCTGATCTCCTACCCCGCCTCCCTCCTCCTGCGAGCACTGGAGCGACGCCTTGTCCGCTGA